In Uranotaenia lowii strain MFRU-FL chromosome 2, ASM2978415v1, whole genome shotgun sequence, one genomic interval encodes:
- the LOC129748657 gene encoding angiotensin-converting enzyme-like yields the protein MREFFVVHHELGHIQYYLQYQHQPIEYRRGANPGFHEAVGDVLSLSVSTPKHLKEVGLLKDYVEDEQVRINQFYLSGVTKFVFLPFAYTMDKYRWSIFRGEIKPEEYNCKFWELRSQHSGVEPPIGRSEQDFDPAAKYHVSADVEYLRYFVSYVIQFQFHKAACKLAGEYVPGDAEKSLNNCDIYQSTAAGNKLKEMLSLGSSKPWPEAMEVLTGERKMNADAILEYFKPLHDWLKEENKRLGAPIGWSASEKCGARKFDFMPAK from the exons ATGCGGGAATTCTTCGTGGTTCACCATGAGCTAGGCCATATCCAGTACTATCTGCAGTATCAGCATCAACCGATCGAGTACCGCCGGGGAGCGAATCCAGGCTTTCACGAAGCCGTCGGTGACGTTTTGTCTCTCTCGGTTTCGACCCCGAAACATTTGAAAGAAGTAGGATTGCTAAAGGACTACGTCGAGGATGAACAGGTCCGGATCAACCAGTTCTATCTTTCGGGTGTAACCAAATTCGTTTTCTTACCATTTGCTTACACTATGGACAAATATCGGTGGAGCATTTTTAGAGGCGAGATTAAGCCAGAAGAATATAACTGTAAGTTCTGGGAGTTGCGTAGCCAGCATTCCGGTGTAGAACCACCGATAGGTCGATCCGAGCAGGACTTTGATCCGGCAGCCAAGTACCACGTTTCGGCTGATGTCGAATATCTACGGTACTTTGTGTCGTACGTTATTCAGTTCCAGTTCCACAAAGCTGCCTGCAAATTGGCCGGCGAATACGTCCCGGGAGATGCGGAAAAATCTTTAAACAACTGCGACATTTACCAAAGCACGGCCGCCGGAAATAAACTTAA GGAAATGCTGTCGTTGGGTTCCTCGAAGCCCTGGCCGGAGGCCATGGAGGTGCTCACCGGAGAGCGGAAGATGAACGCCGATGCCATCCTGGAATATTTTAAACCACTGCACGATTGGCTCAAGGAAGAAAACAAACGCCTGGGAGCACCGATTGGCTGGAGCGCTTCTGAGA AGTGCGGCGCTAGAAAATTCGACTTTATGCCGGCTAAGTAA
- the LOC129741792 gene encoding uncharacterized protein LOC129741792: protein MVCCDKCDGWWHLSCANVSPGVRDRPWTCPKCSSSTNPENTNKKAQSTVSGPVVTGARKRDTKKSTKATTKSTSVASEFADTGAGAIGTETVLGPASHAKPNEKGAAPIKTPLKNPLVRKLPHISGGTSSTGETVKPLRDEASGSKDFLNLRESQSAPSLKRSESIRTTKSSRSRLQIEMEILNEERLLNSLKLQEERRLLEEEKALREKENLLRAKELAMEQEYLRKKKELEKLADGYGSGLTDISRITSSEKAALWLDQQREQNSNKEPREDVGDGQWEQKDEKPQKEFAAQRSNGNMLVPFDRNRPVPCRSTQRAQSYVPLDVETPDQLVRPEQSGVPRQMRFPTLTADQVTARQFWPKTLPVFSGEPEEWPLFYHSYVTANAACGFTNVENLVRLRESLRGPAKEVVLTKLMFPDSVDGIIETLRRCYGKPELVIKNMIQKVRRLEPPKPERLDSLINFGMAVQQLCDHLEAANLRSHLSNPTLQSELVEKLPAAYQLDWVRYRRRFEEPTLKEFGCYMEELVVDASEVTTTPPKTDFCKSEKTKFREKVHLNAHMESDVSFDRSQQKQPCPVCGRFDHRVRNCDKFKQLNLEARKKVVQQWKLCVTCLNSHGNWKCRSRFNCNVYKCRENHHPLLHPDRPNSNNSARCNTHIESSTAILFRVVPIKLRNGLCCIDTYGFLDEGSSLTMLETGLAKALGVTGTPEPLELQWTSSIVRNEDSEKIVISISGEMETARFFPIVAYTIKELDLPKQSLPFKSLAAKYKHLRNLPVLPYTNVTPRVLIGLDNLELFAPLESRVGQYGEPIAVRSLLGWTVYGPRKQRPNRINVHSCDCKGDETLNELIREHIDMEKALMSTTPLPQSEADKRALKILESTTIFKNGKFETGLLWSTEAVLLPNSRPMALSRMKCLENKLAKDPELCANVHQQIKDYILKGYVHKASEQELLEAPSSRVWYLPLNVVSNPKKPNKKRLVWDAAASVDGVSLNSLLLKGPDLLVSLPSVISKFREGRIGFGGDVREMFHQIRIRPEDKNVQRFLFRFDTNLPPDVYIMDVATFGAACSPATALFIMGRIAGECKQEYPEASSAISDKTYMDDYFDSADSPKVAQRRASQVRSVLQKAGFEMRNWISNDDTVLHSLGEKANCEKVTLSSDKNKYLERVLGVNWDPAKDVFSFPINFFGNLNQYVTERKRPTKRIALKCIMSLFDPLGLLSPYTIHGKMLVQDLWRTGVQWDQEMQDTEWQKWLSWTNLLKDINRLEIPRHYFAGLATNQTVQLHIFTDASELGYGCAAYFRLVCSEQIVVTLVRGVAKVAPLKYQSIPRKELQAAVLGANLMVNIRNSHSIPVSETFIWTDSTTVLAWITADQRKYKQYVAARVGNILSLTDPGIWRWVPTKENIADCLTKWGKETIPDSNSRWFKGPSFLYAKPENWPKPKTRIEATQDELKAHLLLHHISFPKPLIDVDRISKWSILVRTMATVQRFISNCKRRVKGLPIEAVQAEEKTKRLVVKFIPSIQQPLRQSEYRDAEITLWRIAQTDSFPDEVKILLNNRSKPLIEKSKIEKSSILYKYSPFADEFGVIRVEGRTANAQFATFDARFPVILPNDHTITKLLIDHYHRTFGHGNRETILNELRQRFEISKLRPAILKVAKSCQRCKIRKCVPQVPRMAPLPEQRLTPYVRPFQYTGLDYLGPVEVTVGRRREKRYVAVFTCLVVRAVHIEVAHSLSKDSCIMAIRRFVQKRGPPSEIFSDNGTNFVGASRELQKQLRDIHLECADTFTNARTNWLFNPPTAPHMGGVWERMVRSIKVSMEALDDGRKVNDEILLTVLAETESLINARPLTYMPQGTSENQALTPNHFILGFSSWDAGTDPIRKPIELNETLQSSYLRSQYLAGTVWSRWIMEYFPSLNKRPKWIEEMNPVKEGELVYIAEGNRRSWVRGRISKLLPNKDGRVRRVIVETSSGPLRRAVATLARMEIGSSEPGPSPGGTEPASRGGGCSGTTVGAERRKTK from the coding sequence ATGGTTTGTTGTGATAAGTGCGATGGCTGGTGGCACTTATCCTGCGCCAACGTTTCTCCTGGTGTGCGCGATCGTCCATGGACCTGTCCAAAATGTTCATCGAGCACCAATCCAGAAAATACGAATAAGAAAGCTCAGTCTACGGTATCGGGTCCAGTTGTAACTGGCGCGAGGAAGAGAGATACGAAGAAGAGCACGAAAGCTACCACTAAGTCCACATCCGTCGCGAGCGAGTTTGCAGATACGGGTGCAGGTGCGATCGGCACAGAAACAGTTTTGGGACCCGCGAGTCATGCGAAACCAAATGAGAAAGGTGCTGCACCCATCAAAACACCCCTCAAGAACCCGTTAGTTAGAAAGCTGCCTCACATTTCGGGCGGTACTTCGTCCACCGGGGAAACGGTAAAACCATTGAGAGACGAAGCTAGTGGCTCGAAAGATTTCCTGAATCTACGCGAATCCCAAAGTGCTCCTAGTTTGAAAAGGTCGGAGTCTATCAGAACAACCAAATCTTCACGGTCTCGGTTGCAGATAGAAATGGAAATCCTGAATGAAGAACGTTTGCTGAATTCTCTCAAACTCCAAGAAGAGCGACGGTTATTGGAAGAAGAAAAGGCGCTACGCGAAAAGGAAAACCTCCTGCGGGCGAAGGAATTAGCGATGGAGCAAGAATACTTGCGAAAGAAGAAAGAACTTGAAAAGTTAGCGGATGGATACGGATCGGGGTTGACCGATATTTCCCGTATAACCAGCAGCGAAAAAGCGGCTTTATGGCTCGATCAACAAAGGGAACAAAACTCCAATAAAGAACCTCGAGAGGATGTTGGTGATGGACAGTGGGAGCAAAAAGATGAAAAGCCACAGAAAGAGTTTGCTGCCCAAAGAAGCAACGGCAACATGCTGGTACCCTTCGATAGAAATCGACCTGTTCCGTGTAGGTCTACACAACGCGCACAAAGTTACGTCCCGCTAGATGTTGAAACTCCGGATCAGCTAGTGCGACCAGAACAATCAGGCGTTCCGCGACAAATGCGTTTCCCAACCCTGACAGCAGATCAAGTGACAGCTCGCCAGTTCTGGCCTAAAACGTTACCGGTCTTCTCAGGGGAACCTGAAGAGTGGCCCTTGTTTTACCACAGTTACGTGACCGCAAATGCAGCCTGCGGGTTcacaaatgttgaaaatttagttCGATTGAGGGAAAGTCTGAGAGGCCCTGCGAAGGAAGTCGTTTTGACGAAACTGATGTTTCCGGATAGTGTAGATGGCATTATTGAAACGCTCAGGCGCTGTTATGGTAAACCGGAATTAGTGATAAAAAACATGATCCAGAAAGTGCGTCGCCTCGAACCACCGAAGCCAGAAAGATTAGACAGCCTTATAAATTTTGGAATGGCAGTACAACAATTGTGTGACCACTTGGAAGCGGCCAATCTTCGCAGCCATTTGTCCAATCCAACTCTGCAATCCGAGTTGGTGGAGAAGCTGCCTGCTGCTTATCAATTAGATTGGGTCAGATACAGGAGAAGATTCGAGGAACCGACTTTGAAGGAGTTTGGGTGTTATATGGAAGAGCTGGTTGTCGATGCGAGCGAGGTCACCACAACCCCACCGAAAACTGACTTCTGCAAGTCCGAAAAGACAAAATTTCGAGAGAAGGTACATCTGAACGCGCACATGGAATCTGATGTCTCGTTTGATAGGTCCCAGCAGAAACAACCTTGCCCTGTGTGTGGGAGGTTCGATCATCGAGTGCGAAATTGTGACAAATTTAAACAGCTGAACCTAGAAGCGCGAAAGAAAGTGGTTCAACAGTGGAAGTTATGCGTGACATGCCTTAACAGTCATGGTAACTGGAAATGTCGTTCGCGGTTCAACTGTAATGTTTATAAATGCAGAGAAAATCACCACCCATTGCTACACCCTGATAGACCAAACAGTAACAATTCAGCACGGTGCAACACCCACATCGAAAGTAGTACGGCGATCTTATTCAGAGTGGTGCCGATCAAGTTACGTAATGGACTTTGCTGTATTGATACGTACGGATTCCTAGACGAAGGTTCGTCTCTCACCATGCTCGAGACAGGCCTCGCCAAAGCACTTGGTGTAACTGGTACGCCAGAGCCACTGGAACTTCAATGGACATCAAGTATAGTTCGCAACGAAGACTCTGAGAAAATTGTAATCTCAATCTCAGGTGAAATGGAGACGGCTCGGTTCTTTCCTATTGTAGCTTATACGATAAAAGAGCTAGATCTTCCAAAACAAAGCCTACCGTTTAAGAGTTTAGCAGCTAAATATAAGCACTTGAGGAATCTGCCTGTTTTGCCATACACGAACGTAACGCCTCGGGTGCTAATTGGGTTGGACAATTTGGAGCTGTTCGCTCCCCTCGAGAGCCGCGTAGGACAATACGGTGAGCCGATTGCTGTGAGGTCTCTACTTGGATGGACCGTCTACGGGCCGCGCAAACAAAGGCCGAACAGAATCAACGTTCATTCGTGTGATTGCAAAGGAGATGAAACGCTTAACGAGCTGATTCGTGAGCATATCGACATGGAAAAGGCGTTGATGTCAACGACACCACTGCCACAATCTGAAGCAGATAAGCGAGCTCTAAAGATActggaaagcaccactatttttaaaaatgggaaaTTCGAAACCGGTCTTCTTTGGTCAACAGAAGCTGTTCTCCTTCCCAATAGCCGACCGATGGCACTTAGTAGAATGAAGTGCTTGGAGAACAAACTGGCGAAGGATCCCGAACTATGTGCGAATGTTCATCAACAAATTAAGGACTACATCCTGAAAGGCTATGTCCACAAAGCATCTGAGCAGGAGTTGCTGGAAGCACCCTCGTCACGCGTTTGGTATCTTCCGCTGAACGTGGTTTCCAATCCGAAAAAACCCAACAAGAAAAGGCTCGTATGGGACGCCGCAGCATCCGTGGACGGAGTCTCTTTGAATTCTCTCCTACTGAAGGGACCGGACCTACTAGTGAGTCTCCCCTCCGTGATTAGCAAGTTTCGGGAAGGGCGAATCGGATTTGGTGGAGATGTGAGGGAGATGTTCCACCAAATTCGGATCAGGCCCGAAGATAAAAATGTGCAACGCTTCCTTTTCCGTTTTGATACCAATCTCCCTCCGGACGTCTACATTATGGATGTCGCAACCTTCGGCGCTGCCTGTTCTCCCGCTACCGCTTTGTTCATCATGGGAAGAATTGCAGGGGAGTGTAAGCAGGAGTATCCAGAGGCATCCTCAGCGATAAGCGACAAGACGTATATGGATGACTACTTTGACAGCGCAGATTCACCCAAAGTAGCCCAACGAAGAGCCTCTCAAGTCCGATCAGTTCTGCAGAAAGCGGGCTTCGAGATGCGCAACTGGATCAGCAACGACGATACTGTTCTTCATAGTTTGGGAGAAAAAGCAAACTGCGAGAAGGTAACATTGTCTAGcgataaaaacaaatatttagagAGAGTATTAGGCGTTAATTGGGATCCAGCAAAGGATGTTTTCTCGTTCCCTATTAATTTTTTCGGGAATCTTAATCAATATGTGACTGAACGAAAGCGACCTACGAAGAGAATTGCATTAAAATGCATTATGAGCCTTTTTGACCCTCTGGGGCTATTATCTCCGTACACTATTCACGGAAAAATGTTGGTGCAAGATCTGTGGCGCACCGGAGTTCAGTGGGACCAGGAGATGCAGGATACGGAATGGCAAAAGTGGCTTAGCTGGACGAACTTGCTGAAGGATATTAATCGTCTGGAGATCCCCCGACACTATTTCGCAGGATTGGCTACAAATCAAACAGTTCAATTGCATATATTTACAGATGCAAGTGAGCTCGGTTATGGTTGTGCAGCGTATTTTCGCCTTGTTTGTAGCGAACAAATCGTCGTCACCCTTGTTAGAGGTGTCGCCAAGGTTGCCCCACTAAAATATCAGTCCATCCCACGCAAGGAACTACAAGCTGCGGTTCTTGGTGCGAACCTGATGGTCAATATCCGCAACAGCCACTCCATCCCCGTCAGCGAAACATTCATATGGACCGATTCGACAACCGTGCTGGCCTGGATTACAGCGGACCAGCGAAAATACAAGCAGTACGTCGCAGCCAGAGTGGGCAACATCCTATCGCTTACGGACCCAGGTATTTGGCGTTGGGTTCCTACTAAGGAGAATATTGCCGATTGTCTGACGAAGTGGGGAAAAGAAACCATTCCCGATTCAAACAGTAGGTGGTTTAAGGGCCCATCATTTCTTTATGCAAAACCGGAAAATTGGCCCAAACCAAAGACTCGTATTGAAGCCACACAAGACGAACTTAAGGCTCACCTCTTATTGCATCATATTTCCTTTCCTAAACCTCTTATAGACGTCGACAGAATCTCTAAGTGGTCAATTCTGGTACGTACGATGGCCACTGTCCAAAGATTCATATCTAACTGCAAACGTCGAGTTAAAGGGTTACCTATCGAAGCGGTACAAGCTGAGGAGAAGACAAAGCGTTTAGTCGTAAAATTCATACCATCAATTCAACAACCCCTTCGTCAGTCCGAGTATCGTGATGCTGAAATCACCCTGTGGCGAATTGCTCAAACTGACAGTTTCCCGGATGAAGTGAAGATTCTCTTGAATAACCGTAGTAAACCGTTGatcgaaaaatctaaaatagaaaaatcgaGTATTTTGTACAAATATTCTCCGTTTGCCGATGAGTTTGGAGTAATAAGAGTTGAGGGGCGTACAGCTAACGCTCAGTTTGCAACCTTTGATGCAAGGTTTCCGGTAATATTGCCCAACGATCATACTATTACAAAACTCCTCATTGACCATTATCATCGAACTTTTGGACATGGTAACAGGGAAACTATTCTCAACGAGCTTCGCCAGAGATTCGAAATATCAAAATTACGTCCTGCAATACTCAAAGTAGCAAAAAGCTGTCAACGCTGTAAGATTCGGAAGTGTGTACCCCAAGTACCCCGTATGGCACCTCTACCAGAACAACGTCTTACTCCCTACGTCAGACCCTTTCAATACACAGGTCTGGATTACTTAGGACCAGTAGAAGTCACCGTTGGTAGACGACGAGAGAAAAGGTATGTTGCTGTGTTTACTTGCCTGGTAGTTCGAGCTGTGCACATCGAAGTGGCACACAGTTTGTCCAAAGATTCCTGCATAATGGCTATAAGAAGATTCGTTCAGAAGCGAGGTCCCCCAAGTGAAATTTTCTCAGACAACGGCACCAATTTCGTGGGCGCCAGTCGCGAGCTTCAGAAACAACTTAGAGATATCCATCTAGAATGTGCCGATACCTTCACCAATGCCCGCACCAACTGGTTGTTTAATCCACCCACAGCTCCACACATGGGCGGAGTGTGGGAACGGATGGTGCGTAGTATCAAAGTATCGATGGAAGCGTTGGATGACGGAAGAAAGGTGAACGACGAAATCTTGCTGACGGTACTGGCGGAGACCGAATCATTGATCAACGCACGACCACTCACATATATGCCGCAAGGAACGTCGGAGAACCAGGCCCTTACTCCAAATCATTTTATTCTGGGGTTCTCATCTTGGGATGCTGGCACTGATCCGATACGGAAACCAATCGAGCTGAACGAGACGTTACAGAGCAGTTATCTAAGATCTCAGTATCTAGCTGGGACAGTATGGAGTCGCTGGATCATGGAATATTTCCCGTCGCTGAACAAACGACCGAAGTGGATCGAGGAGATGAACCCGGTGAAGGAAGGTGAGCTCGTATACATAGCGGAAGGCAACCGAAGGAGCTGGGTTAGAGGACGGATATCGAAGCTACTGCCCAACAAAGATGGAAGGGTTCGGCGAGTGATAGTCGAGACTTCGTCTGGACCCTTAAGGCGAGCAGTAGCGACGTTAGCACGAATGGAGATAGGAAGCAGTGAACCTGGTCCAAGTCCTGGCGGAACCGAACCTGCTTCACGGGGTGGAGGATGTTCTGGCACCACTGTGGGCGCCGAACGCAGAAAAACCAAGTGA